Genomic segment of Paenibacillus sp. FSL R5-0912:
TTAGAATGGGTGCATTTGCTAATGTCTGCTAAGCAGGCTGGCATCCAGGCGGACGAGATTCGGCGTTTTTTTAGTGAAAAAGCACTCCAGGCGATGTAGGGCATTCAGCATTGTACGGATACATACAGAAGAGGGCACAGCGGTGTACACGCTGTGCCCTCTTCTGTTGGAATTTACATGTTGTTTCGGGGTCCCCGCAAAGTACCTGAGTAATCATCGAAGCTGCTGCCTCACTTTGTGGGGGTATTTCAGTTATCCTTCTGCTCCAGCCGCCATTTCTGATAATCAAGAAACTCCTTGAATTCACGTTTGCTTATACCAGAGGCCATCGCATCCTGTACCAGCCTGAACCATTCTCCATCAAGAACCGGTTCTGCAGTTTCTGCAACTCCGCCATACAGTAATACGTGAATGGATACTTGAAGTGCATCGGCGATTTTTTCGATAAATTGAATGGAGGGGTTGGATTG
This window contains:
- a CDS encoding anti-repressor SinI family protein, with translation MDKSNQGNDELQAVDLDLEWVHLLMSAKQAGIQADEIRRFFSEKALQAM
- a CDS encoding helix-turn-helix domain-containing protein, whose amino-acid sequence is MGSRIHRLRLEKGYSLSELADKADVAKSYLSNVERNIQSNPSIQFIEKIADALQVSIHVLLYGGVAETAEPVLDGEWFRLVQDAMASGISKREFKEFLDYQKWRLEQKDN